A part of Helicobacter ibis genomic DNA contains:
- the sorA gene encoding sulfite:cytochrome c oxidoreductase molybdopterin oxidoreductase subunit — MSKKITNIELQDKERRGFFSKVGIALLGISAMPLFNSFGGSVALANELPAYRLKDKKNLKYHGERPLTAETEVYALDSDFTKPENFFIRNNGVPPSMDKIKERVKNGWTLEVSGESVKDAKTYTLDELKSKFKHYTYALTLECGGNGRGEVIPSTKGTQWGYGAVACGRWTGVRVRDILEDCGIKDDAVYIGYYGVDTKLTGEEVAPISRGVPLKKALQDETLIAWEYEGKDIPWVNGYPLRLVCGGYPASASGKWLSKIVVRDKIHDGEKMATSYKIPVEPVRPGDFNYKGEMKIIESMPVKSIITNIKNDTKFKANKNFEVRGKAWAGELEVNEVYVSVDYGVTWIKANVEKPINRLAWQKWSTKIKLPTKGYYEIWARAVDSEGKSQPMVLAQWNPNGYLNNSCHRVSVVGV, encoded by the coding sequence ATGTCTAAAAAGATTACAAACATTGAGTTACAAGACAAAGAGAGGAGAGGTTTTTTCTCTAAAGTTGGTATTGCATTGCTTGGAATTAGTGCTATGCCATTGTTTAATAGCTTTGGCGGTAGTGTAGCACTAGCAAATGAACTACCAGCTTATAGACTAAAAGATAAGAAGAATCTAAAATATCATGGAGAAAGACCACTAACTGCAGAAACAGAAGTGTATGCGTTAGATTCTGATTTTACTAAACCTGAAAACTTCTTTATAAGAAACAATGGTGTGCCACCTTCAATGGATAAGATTAAAGAAAGAGTAAAAAATGGTTGGACACTTGAAGTAAGTGGGGAGAGTGTAAAGGACGCTAAGACTTATACTTTAGATGAGTTAAAAAGTAAGTTTAAGCACTATACTTATGCACTTACTTTAGAGTGTGGTGGTAATGGTAGAGGTGAAGTAATACCTAGCACAAAAGGGACACAATGGGGCTATGGTGCTGTTGCATGTGGTAGATGGACTGGTGTTAGGGTTAGGGATATTTTAGAGGATTGCGGTATCAAAGATGATGCTGTGTATATCGGATACTATGGTGTTGATACAAAGCTTACTGGAGAAGAGGTTGCACCAATTAGTAGAGGTGTGCCACTAAAAAAAGCATTACAAGATGAAACGCTTATAGCATGGGAATATGAAGGTAAAGATATACCTTGGGTTAATGGGTATCCTTTAAGATTAGTATGTGGTGGATATCCTGCTAGTGCTAGTGGGAAGTGGCTATCTAAGATTGTAGTTAGAGATAAGATTCATGATGGCGAGAAAATGGCTACTTCATATAAGATTCCAGTAGAGCCTGTAAGACCTGGAGACTTTAATTATAAAGGCGAAATGAAAATAATTGAATCTATGCCTGTTAAGTCAATTATTACAAACATTAAAAATGATACGAAGTTTAAAGCAAATAAGAATTTCGAAGTTAGAGGCAAGGCTTGGGCAGGTGAGTTAGAGGTAAATGAAGTTTATGTAAGTGTTGATTATGGTGTTACTTGGATTAAAGCTAATGTAGAAAAGCCTATAAATAGACTTGCATGGCAAAAATGGAGCACAAAAATCAAGCTTCCAACAAAAGGATATTATGAGATATGGGCTAGAGCAGTAGATAGCGAGGGTAAAAGTCAGCCTATGGTTCTAGCACAATGGAATCCAAATGGTTATTTAAATAATTCATGTCATAGAGTAAGTGTAGTAGGGGTGTAA
- a CDS encoding STT3 domain-containing protein, translating into MLNKNIVLIVCAYFVCVIFRFYYPFSIYGINEFMWNDTFILNTNDAYFYAEGTRDIMEGIKNTNLSPTYEILSIITAFLAQVLHIDIDVLMFYLPGFVGSLVVFPVVISLYFYGGFNIFISLFCGVLSGIGVSYYNRTMFGYYDTDMLVIVLLLFIAMFILRYLYRNTLCSIFAVLLLSLFALTYYHSLVYVLFGFLLVLFFFKRSVSLEILCISYASFLVLYEMFGVYVSLFSLFLPFVMYIDRRYVAYIFYFVLFVFVIFVAYNLLPSVLGSAYFNKDSIVSNSIFHYFGVINTISETSNIDFSTFAYRVSGGIFWFIIGCLGLILLFFKKREFLIFLPFVIFGFFSYFKGLRFSIYSVSVFAVGVGYFLVFVLEYIKSHKTISTIIGILYAFVALFPHVMHIRSYIIPPVLNNSEVRILNEIPSEIGDYAISWWDYGYIIRYYSKLNTIIDGGIHEGHSNYPVSLILSGDSENLSYNLSKILPDMSFEEFLKKNNYTPNKAIEALESPSFRYETSKNIYIILPLRMLNIFPAVSSFSKINITSGETFKLGVFMLSQVYIDNKAYFKNGIKLDVVSGYLTLNGDVIQVGEIINLKSNSKKILTDSKLVAIILKDNRALVCDREYLDSFYFKAVLFKNLDSRLFKEVLSNDSIIVYKVNKG; encoded by the coding sequence ATGTTAAATAAAAATATTGTTTTGATAGTCTGTGCTTATTTTGTATGTGTTATTTTTAGGTTTTATTATCCTTTTAGTATATACGGAATCAACGAATTTATGTGGAATGACACCTTTATACTAAATACAAATGATGCATATTTTTATGCAGAGGGCACTAGGGATATAATGGAGGGTATTAAAAATACGAATCTATCTCCAACCTATGAGATATTATCCATAATTACGGCTTTTTTAGCACAAGTGTTACATATTGATATAGATGTTTTAATGTTTTATTTGCCTGGTTTTGTTGGGTCTTTAGTTGTTTTTCCTGTTGTAATTAGTCTTTATTTTTATGGCGGTTTTAATATTTTTATTAGTTTGTTTTGTGGGGTTTTAAGTGGAATAGGCGTTAGCTATTACAATAGAACAATGTTTGGCTACTATGATACTGATATGCTTGTTATTGTTTTATTGTTATTTATTGCCATGTTTATTTTAAGGTATTTATATAGAAACACTTTATGTAGCATTTTTGCTGTTTTATTACTTAGTTTATTTGCACTTACATATTATCATTCATTAGTTTATGTGCTTTTTGGTTTTTTGCTTGTTTTGTTTTTCTTTAAAAGAAGTGTTTCATTAGAGATTTTGTGTATAAGTTATGCTAGTTTTCTTGTGTTATATGAGATGTTTGGAGTTTATGTTTCATTATTTTCTTTATTTTTGCCATTTGTAATGTATATAGATAGAAGGTATGTAGCTTATATTTTTTATTTTGTTTTATTTGTATTTGTGATATTTGTGGCTTATAATTTGTTGCCTTCTGTGCTTGGTAGTGCATACTTTAATAAAGATAGTATAGTAAGTAATAGCATTTTTCATTATTTTGGTGTTATAAATACCATATCAGAGACTTCAAATATTGATTTTTCCACATTTGCTTATAGAGTTAGTGGTGGAATCTTTTGGTTTATTATTGGTTGTCTTGGACTTATTTTATTGTTCTTTAAAAAAAGAGAGTTTTTGATTTTTCTACCATTTGTTATTTTTGGATTCTTTTCTTATTTTAAAGGGCTTAGGTTTAGCATTTATAGTGTTAGTGTTTTTGCTGTTGGTGTTGGATATTTTCTTGTATTTGTTTTAGAGTATATAAAATCACACAAAACTATATCTACAATAATTGGTATATTGTATGCCTTTGTAGCACTTTTTCCACATGTTATGCACATTAGGAGCTATATTATTCCACCAGTGCTAAATAATAGCGAAGTTAGAATCTTAAATGAGATTCCTAGTGAAATTGGAGATTATGCTATTTCTTGGTGGGATTATGGATATATAATTAGATATTATTCAAAATTAAACACAATAATCGATGGTGGGATTCATGAAGGACATAGTAATTATCCAGTAAGTTTGATACTTAGCGGAGATAGCGAGAATCTAAGCTATAACTTATCAAAAATTTTGCCCGATATGAGCTTTGAAGAGTTTTTAAAAAAAAATAACTACACTCCAAATAAAGCTATAGAAGCACTAGAAAGTCCAAGCTTTAGATATGAAACTTCTAAGAATATTTATATTATCTTGCCATTAAGAATGCTAAATATTTTCCCTGCTGTAAGTAGCTTTAGCAAAATCAATATAACAAGCGGAGAGACTTTTAAGCTAGGTGTTTTTATGCTATCTCAAGTTTATATTGATAATAAGGCATATTTTAAAAATGGTATCAAACTAGATGTTGTAAGTGGATATTTAACTTTAAATGGAGATGTAATACAAGTTGGAGAAATTATTAATTTAAAAAGCAACTCTAAAAAAATCTTAACAGATTCAAAACTAGTAGCAATAATACTAAAAGATAATAGGGCATTAGTGTGTGATAGGGAGTATTTGGATAGTTTTTATTTTAAGGCTGTATTGTTTAAGAATCTAGATTCAAGGCTATTTAAAGAAGTGCTTAGCAATGATAGTATAATTGTGTATAAAGTAAATAAAGGATAG
- a CDS encoding heat shock protein transcriptional repressor HspR — protein MYGYDEPMYLISVVAKILSIHPQTLRQYEREGLIEPGRTDGKMRLYSQRDIDKIKTILRLTRDLGVNLAGVDIILRLKDRLDDQDREIEEMKVIIEKLKNNQPSKSIAKKQSSYEVIIFEKH, from the coding sequence ATGTATGGATATGATGAACCAATGTATCTAATAAGCGTCGTAGCAAAGATATTAAGCATACACCCACAAACATTAAGACAATACGAAAGAGAGGGTCTTATAGAGCCGGGTAGGACCGATGGAAAAATGCGTCTATATTCACAAAGAGATATTGATAAAATAAAGACAATACTAAGGCTAACGCGTGATTTGGGCGTGAATCTAGCAGGTGTAGATATAATCTTACGACTAAAAGATAGACTAGATGACCAAGATAGAGAAATAGAAGAAATGAAAGTAATAATAGAAAAGCTAAAAAATAATCAACCAAGTAAATCAATAGCCAAAAAACAAAGCTCTTATGAAGTAATCATATTTGAAAAACACTAA
- a CDS encoding cytochrome C, with protein sequence MFKKLFVFLFLSISCLFAEYKINPDNGLIIDTNVELVENHCLACHNSGLIVNMNANRDAWIAAIRWMQESEGLWEIPAEDESKLLDYLVKHYGEKYNTRRRLPLPILMQK encoded by the coding sequence ATGTTTAAAAAATTATTTGTATTTTTGTTTTTGAGTATTTCTTGTTTGTTTGCAGAATATAAGATAAATCCTGACAATGGTCTTATTATAGACACCAATGTTGAGCTAGTTGAAAATCATTGTCTCGCGTGTCATAACTCTGGGCTTATTGTAAATATGAATGCAAATAGAGATGCATGGATAGCTGCTATTAGATGGATGCAAGAGAGCGAAGGCTTATGGGAGATTCCTGCTGAAGATGAAAGTAAGCTACTTGATTATTTAGTAAAGCATTATGGGGAAAAATATAACACAAGAAGACGACTTCCTTTACCTATATTGATGCAAAAATAA
- a CDS encoding PhoX family protein, whose amino-acid sequence MQRRNFMKILGVSTASLSYASFFGASILNAKENKLLGFESIDINTKDIVVVPKDYEVKPLISWGDPLFSSAKEFDESKIINEDSINNATLTFGDNTDGMSVFELSEDSYIMCVNNEYINPEHMFNHNDKNMTLDDVRYEQNSLGVSIFEIKKDKNGDFNIVKDSKYNRRITAHTPMEVSTLRGFDRIKTKDDKNGERILGTINNCANGKTPWGTYLACEENFDDFFGSSNKKLELNESEKRYGVGVDSVYKWELDSRFDISKNRNEPNRFGYVVEIDPYNPNSTPIKRCALGRFKHENAEVLINKDSHVVVYMGDDEANEFIYKFVSKNKFDSKNNKNNRNLLESGTLYVAKFTNGKNELEGTGEWIELSYGKNGLTKENGFFSYEDILIDTRLAASFVGATPMDRPEWIVADNNSRFVYATLTNNTKRTEAGAANPRVKNQYGHIIRWWHKDNNHNSTKFKWDIFLLAGNPMQYPNDLRKGTSNITKDNMFNSPDGLAFDKFGRLWIETDGKYSNEGDFLGMGNNQLLCANPNTGEVRRFLSGPIGCEITGIAFSKDYKTMFIGIQHPGENLLPSHYPNGGDSTPRSTIVQIRHKNGNVIGS is encoded by the coding sequence ATGCAAAGACGAAATTTTATGAAAATTCTTGGAGTATCGACTGCTTCTTTATCTTATGCTAGTTTTTTTGGTGCATCAATTCTTAATGCTAAGGAAAACAAACTGCTAGGATTTGAATCAATAGATATAAATACAAAAGATATAGTAGTAGTTCCAAAGGATTATGAGGTAAAGCCACTAATTAGTTGGGGAGATCCATTGTTTTCTAGTGCAAAAGAGTTTGATGAATCAAAAATTATAAATGAAGATTCAATTAATAATGCAACTTTAACATTTGGTGATAATACAGATGGAATGTCTGTGTTTGAATTAAGTGAGGATTCATATATTATGTGTGTAAATAATGAGTATATTAATCCAGAGCATATGTTTAATCATAATGACAAAAACATGACTTTAGATGATGTAAGATATGAGCAAAATTCGCTTGGAGTTAGTATTTTTGAGATTAAAAAAGATAAAAATGGGGATTTTAACATTGTAAAAGATTCTAAATATAATCGCAGAATCACAGCCCATACACCTATGGAAGTTAGCACATTAAGAGGGTTTGATAGAATAAAAACTAAAGATGATAAAAATGGAGAGAGAATACTAGGAACTATAAATAATTGTGCAAATGGCAAAACCCCATGGGGGACATATCTTGCTTGTGAAGAGAATTTTGATGATTTTTTTGGTTCTAGCAATAAGAAGTTAGAGTTAAACGAAAGTGAGAAAAGATATGGAGTTGGTGTAGATAGTGTTTATAAATGGGAGCTTGATTCTAGATTTGATATATCAAAAAATAGAAATGAGCCAAATAGGTTTGGCTATGTAGTAGAAATAGATCCTTACAATCCTAATTCAACACCTATTAAGCGTTGTGCATTGGGAAGATTCAAGCATGAAAATGCAGAAGTGTTGATAAATAAAGATAGTCATGTTGTTGTATATATGGGCGATGATGAGGCAAATGAGTTTATTTATAAATTTGTATCTAAAAATAAATTTGATAGCAAAAACAATAAAAATAACAGGAATCTTTTAGAAAGCGGAACTTTGTATGTGGCTAAATTTACAAATGGTAAAAATGAGCTAGAAGGGACTGGTGAATGGATAGAATTAAGCTATGGCAAAAATGGACTAACTAAGGAGAATGGATTTTTTTCTTACGAAGATATTTTGATAGATACTAGACTTGCAGCCAGTTTTGTGGGTGCTACACCTATGGATAGACCAGAGTGGATTGTGGCTGATAATAATAGTAGATTTGTATATGCGACATTAACAAACAATACAAAGAGAACAGAAGCTGGTGCTGCAAACCCAAGGGTAAAAAATCAGTATGGACATATAATAAGATGGTGGCATAAAGATAATAATCATAACTCAACTAAATTTAAGTGGGATATTTTTCTTCTTGCAGGAAATCCGATGCAATATCCAAATGATCTAAGAAAAGGAACTAGCAATATAACTAAAGATAATATGTTTAATAGTCCAGATGGTTTGGCATTTGATAAGTTTGGTAGATTATGGATTGAAACTGATGGTAAGTATAGTAATGAAGGTGATTTTCTAGGAATGGGGAATAATCAACTATTGTGTGCCAATCCAAATACAGGAGAAGTTAGGAGATTCTTAAGTGGTCCTATTGGTTGTGAGATTACTGGTATAGCATTTTCAAAAGATTATAAAACAATGTTTATTGGCATTCAGCATCCGGGAGAAAATTTGCTTCCAAGTCATTATCCAAATGGTGGAGATTCAACTCCAAGAAGCACAATTGTTCAAATAAGGCATAAAAATGGAAATGTAATAGGAAGCTAG
- the moaC gene encoding cyclic pyranopterin monophosphate synthase MoaC → MQLTHLDNNNNPNMVDVSNKDNTNREAVARGKITMSKEAFSAVVELKTKKGPVIQTAIIAAIMGAKRTSELIPMCHPLYLTSVKCNIEEIESENSFILEVRAKTNGQTGVEMEALMGVNIGLLTIYDMVKAIDKTMVLSDIYLLKKSGGKSGEYKREGY, encoded by the coding sequence ATGCAACTAACTCACTTAGATAATAATAATAATCCAAACATGGTAGATGTATCAAATAAAGATAATACAAATAGAGAAGCAGTAGCTAGAGGCAAAATCACAATGAGCAAAGAAGCCTTTAGTGCAGTAGTGGAGCTAAAAACAAAAAAGGGACCAGTAATACAAACTGCAATTATCGCTGCAATAATGGGTGCTAAGAGGACTTCAGAGCTTATTCCAATGTGCCACCCTCTATATCTAACCTCTGTGAAATGCAATATAGAAGAGATAGAGAGTGAAAATTCATTTATCTTAGAAGTAAGGGCAAAGACAAATGGACAGACAGGTGTTGAAATGGAAGCGTTAATGGGAGTAAATATAGGACTTTTGACAATTTATGATATGGTTAAGGCAATCGATAAGACAATGGTGCTTAGTGATATATACTTGCTCAAAAAAAGTGGTGGTAAAAGTGGAGAATACAAAAGAGAGGGCTATTAG
- a CDS encoding RecB-like helicase yields the protein MKDPLLSLSASAGSGKTYRLVLRYLELLFLGENPSNILTLTFTKKAAKEMEEKIEKTLFLMSIGKCDSNIINYIESNYNIKVKDTISNIYQRYLEADTKIMTIDSFFQRILKNFCWYIGVMHDFEIKREDIEKIKLIMLENFESSYVNFDLLEFCYNEKISINEIVAICIFLDFYKESLSEDLFLKTQIQDIDNLKNEAMIYARNIQESYMSYKGKLCKALEFKDYDEMLNKGKTWLLKDSLNDYRDFSKVVFNSNDFVCLKDRIKEVFLNEESKYLRDIYTIFQVFLDSKLRYYRATNTLSFGGMASSVYELLLKQKIDKEFLYFRLDCNINHILIDEFQDTSLLQYEILEPLINEIKSGIGTKKFLRSFFYVGDVKQSIYRFRGGKPEIFDFASSRMKKEKLSDNYRSTKEVVSFVNDVFCNVLPNFTPQNAISNEAGYVCVRKCGDIKLGVYKSICTLLENGALESDIAILVFDNKSVVSLESFLKEKGLKLVIDTSERLISHNEVRALIESLKYLHFNNDIYLRAFYSLLGLEYSLDEFNNIDITKEPSNIIYKIMSKFEIGSLSAKRFLEYSLSFDTLDEILDDVESLDSEIVSSDLVGIRIMTIHKSKGLEFPHVIIMDKEGNKGVNTDKLLLSSKDGINIDRIYKKSKSTINNIRISLDSDYKNAIDNELKMELDDLKNQLYVAFTRAKRSMHIMLDKEKEDKDIGISILKLDECEIGDYKLCIQNSSTTKLQDEKRVILPNNKRILHDLGRQIDVQTIEKVDEDNTNFNLESTLYGVAFHYCMEQKINNNIQDSILFEILKNKHGIYLKDSVINEIIESCNLSLKNEKFNEILHKGVVKCEIPFLSNGKQKRLDLLVVGDNEAFIVDYKSGAANPKHIEQVQEYKHYVGEMLNRKIYGYIFYTKGNGKLVEVI from the coding sequence GTGAAAGACCCATTGTTATCACTTAGTGCATCTGCTGGTAGTGGGAAGACATATCGTCTTGTTTTAAGATATTTGGAATTGTTGTTTTTAGGTGAGAATCCTTCTAATATTCTTACTCTTACATTTACCAAAAAAGCAGCTAAGGAAATGGAAGAAAAGATAGAGAAAACATTGTTTTTAATGAGTATTGGAAAATGTGATAGTAATATTATTAACTATATTGAGTCTAATTATAATATAAAAGTTAAAGATACTATTAGCAATATTTATCAGAGATATTTAGAAGCAGATACAAAAATTATGACTATAGATTCCTTTTTTCAAAGAATCTTAAAAAATTTCTGTTGGTATATCGGTGTCATGCATGATTTTGAGATAAAGAGGGAAGATATAGAAAAAATAAAATTAATAATGCTTGAAAATTTTGAATCTAGTTATGTTAATTTTGATTTGCTTGAGTTTTGCTATAACGAAAAAATAAGCATAAATGAGATTGTTGCTATATGTATTTTCTTGGATTTTTACAAAGAATCTTTAAGTGAAGATTTGTTTTTAAAAACACAAATACAAGACATTGATAATCTAAAAAATGAAGCCATGATATATGCAAGAAATATCCAAGAATCTTATATGTCTTATAAGGGTAAGCTATGTAAGGCATTAGAATTTAAAGACTATGATGAAATGCTAAATAAAGGTAAAACTTGGCTTTTAAAAGATTCCCTTAATGATTATAGGGATTTTTCAAAAGTAGTATTTAATAGTAATGATTTTGTGTGTTTGAAAGATAGGATAAAAGAAGTTTTTTTAAATGAGGAATCTAAATATTTAAGAGATATTTATACTATATTTCAAGTGTTTTTAGATTCTAAGCTTAGATATTATAGGGCTACAAATACCCTTAGTTTCGGTGGTATGGCTTCAAGTGTATATGAATTATTATTAAAACAAAAAATAGATAAGGAGTTTTTGTATTTTAGGCTAGATTGTAATATTAATCATATCTTAATAGACGAATTCCAAGATACTAGCTTGTTGCAATATGAAATCTTAGAACCTCTAATTAATGAGATAAAATCAGGCATTGGCACAAAGAAATTTTTAAGAAGCTTTTTTTATGTTGGAGATGTGAAGCAGTCTATTTATAGGTTTAGAGGTGGTAAACCGGAGATTTTTGACTTTGCAAGTAGCAGAATGAAAAAGGAGAAATTAAGCGATAATTATAGAAGCACAAAGGAAGTTGTGAGCTTTGTAAATGATGTGTTTTGCAATGTGCTACCAAACTTCACTCCTCAAAATGCTATAAGTAATGAAGCAGGATATGTTTGTGTTAGAAAATGTGGGGATATTAAGCTTGGAGTATATAAAAGCATTTGCACTCTTTTGGAAAATGGAGCATTGGAGAGTGATATTGCAATTTTGGTGTTTGATAACAAGTCAGTTGTATCTTTAGAATCTTTTTTAAAAGAAAAGGGTCTAAAGTTAGTAATAGATACTAGCGAGAGACTTATTTCTCATAATGAAGTTAGAGCATTAATTGAATCTTTAAAGTATTTACATTTCAACAATGATATTTATCTAAGGGCCTTTTATTCTCTTTTGGGATTGGAATATAGCTTAGATGAATTTAATAATATTGACATTACAAAAGAGCCTTCAAATATCATATATAAGATAATGAGTAAGTTTGAAATTGGAAGTTTAAGTGCTAAGAGATTTTTGGAGTATTCTTTATCTTTTGATACGCTAGATGAGATATTAGATGATGTTGAGAGTTTGGATAGTGAGATTGTATCTAGTGATTTGGTTGGTATTAGGATTATGACTATACATAAGTCAAAAGGTTTGGAGTTTCCTCATGTGATAATCATGGATAAAGAGGGCAATAAAGGCGTAAATACGGATAAGCTACTACTATCTTCTAAAGATGGGATAAATATAGATAGGATATACAAAAAAAGCAAAAGCACTATTAATAATATAAGAATCTCTTTAGATTCGGACTACAAAAATGCCATAGATAATGAATTAAAAATGGAATTAGATGATTTAAAAAATCAGCTATATGTGGCTTTTACAAGAGCTAAGAGAAGTATGCACATAATGCTTGATAAAGAAAAAGAGGATAAAGATATAGGAATTTCAATACTTAAGCTAGATGAGTGTGAAATAGGAGACTATAAATTATGCATACAAAATAGTAGCACAACAAAGCTGCAAGATGAAAAGAGAGTAATTTTGCCAAACAATAAAAGAATCTTGCATGATTTAGGTAGGCAAATAGATGTGCAAACAATAGAGAAAGTAGATGAAGATAACACTAATTTCAACTTAGAATCCACATTATATGGGGTTGCATTTCATTATTGTATGGAGCAAAAAATTAATAATAACATACAAGATTCTATACTTTTTGAGATTTTAAAAAACAAGCATGGAATCTACCTAAAAGATAGTGTAATAAATGAAATTATTGAATCTTGTAATTTATCTTTAAAAAATGAAAAGTTTAATGAAATTTTACACAAAGGGGTAGTAAAATGCGAAATCCCTTTTTTGTCTAATGGAAAACAAAAACGCTTAGATTTATTGGTTGTTGGAGATAATGAAGCTTTTATAGTTGATTATAAAAGTGGAGCTGCAAACCCTAAGCATATAGAACAAGTGCAAGAGTATAAGCACTATGTTGGTGAGATGTTGAATCGTAAAATATATGGATATATATTTTATACAAAAGGCAATGGGAAATTAGTTGAAGTAATATAG
- a CDS encoding DnaJ C-terminal domain-containing protein, with translation MSKSLYDTLEVSQNASADEIKKSYRRLARKYHPDINKEKGAEEKFKEINAAYEILSDEKKRKQYDQFGDSMFGGQNFHDFARGQGSANLDDILSQIFGKGGFGAGFGSGFGGGFGGGFGDGFSSFGGFTPNLDVNANITIPFTTAVLGGKHSINLRGNELNIKIPAGIKNNETIRLRGKGNSANGRSGDLLLKVSVSPHPEYRQNGDNLEKTFDIPLKSALFGGKVEIETLYKTITLKVPQNTKNGQKFRVKELGVLNRKTNTKGDLFLEANIILPSIESMPKELVESLEKYL, from the coding sequence ATGTCTAAAAGTTTATATGATACATTAGAAGTCTCACAAAATGCAAGTGCAGACGAAATTAAAAAGTCTTATAGAAGATTAGCACGAAAATATCACCCAGATATAAACAAAGAAAAAGGTGCTGAAGAAAAATTCAAAGAAATAAATGCTGCTTATGAAATTCTAAGTGATGAGAAAAAAAGAAAGCAATATGATCAATTTGGAGATTCAATGTTTGGAGGACAGAATTTCCACGACTTTGCTAGAGGACAAGGAAGTGCCAATTTAGATGATATTTTAAGTCAAATTTTTGGCAAAGGAGGCTTTGGAGCTGGATTTGGAAGTGGCTTTGGTGGAGGCTTTGGTGGAGGCTTTGGAGATGGTTTTAGCTCTTTTGGTGGATTTACCCCAAACTTAGATGTAAATGCAAATATAACAATACCATTTACAACTGCAGTTCTTGGTGGGAAGCATAGCATTAATCTTCGCGGAAATGAGCTAAATATAAAAATACCAGCCGGAATAAAAAATAATGAAACAATAAGACTAAGGGGTAAAGGAAATAGTGCAAATGGCAGAAGTGGGGATTTGTTATTAAAAGTAAGCGTAAGCCCACACCCAGAATACAGACAAAATGGTGATAATTTAGAAAAAACATTTGATATACCGCTTAAGAGTGCATTATTTGGTGGTAAGGTAGAAATAGAAACACTATATAAAACAATCACTCTAAAAGTCCCACAAAACACAAAAAATGGTCAAAAGTTTAGAGTAAAGGAATTAGGAGTATTAAATAGAAAAACAAATACCAAAGGTGATTTATTCTTAGAAGCAAACATAATTCTACCAAGTATCGAATCTATGCCTAAAGAATTGGTAGAATCGCTAGAAAAATATCTATAA